In a genomic window of Lycium ferocissimum isolate CSIRO_LF1 chromosome 9, AGI_CSIRO_Lferr_CH_V1, whole genome shotgun sequence:
- the LOC132030764 gene encoding uncharacterized protein LOC132030764 has translation MAGMLPGVEHARRRRFHQRSGNNWLNSSSFCLYTSNYDQFHLSSSSSKQRSAASHAYQDEKLIEISRKAKQRLDKKLSGQWNLESKWSTNNRQKGQGFVCKEVFGLKKSVSKRFINWAKMGWKSSEQDECIICLDQFRIMDNLMQLPCAHRFHSKCLEPWLESNANCPACRMKI, from the exons ATGGCTGGCATGCTTCCTGGTGTTGAACATGCTAGGAGAAGGAGGTTTCATCAAAGGAGTGGCAATAATTGGTTGAATTCGTCTAGTTTTTGCCTCTACACAAGCAACTATGATCAATTCCATCTAAGCTCAAGTTCATCCAAG CAAAGAAGTGCAGCAAGCCATGCATATCAAGATGAGAAATTAATTGAAATTTCCAGAAAAGCCAAGCAAAGATTGGATAAAAAGCTTAGTGGACAATGGAATTTAGAAAGCAAATG GAGTACCAATAATAGACAAAAAGGGCAAGGATTTGTGTGCAAAGAAGTGTTTGGATTAAAGAAAAGTGTGTCAAAGAGGTTCATCAATTGGGCAAAGATGGGATGGAAATCTTCAGAACAAGATGAATGCATCATTTGCTTGGACCAATTTAGAATAATGGACAATTTAATGCAATTGCCTTGTGCCCATAGGTTTCATTCCAAGTGTTTAGAGCCATGGCTTGAGTCTAATGCAAATTGTCCTGCTTGTAGAATGAAAATCTAG